TAGACATTGGCTGTGCGCGAAAGCTCTCTAAAAACTGTTATTGCTTTAGGAGTATTGAAATCGTCTTCGAGAGCTTCCCTGAACTGATCCTCAAGTTCAGGTAGGGATTTAAGAATTTTCAGGTCTCCGGGGCTTGATTCGTCTTCCGCATTCTTCAGGGTAAACTCGAGGTTATCAAGGGTTTCTTTAAGTTTCAAATAATTGTTTTTTGCATTTTCTGCAAAGGCTGCTGAATAGTCCAGTTTTTTCCGGTAGTGCACTGAAAGGAACATGAAACGTACAACCTCACCCCCGTATTTTTCAACGATCTCGGGCAGAGTGAAAATATTTCCCTTGGACTTACTCATTTTCTCCCCTTCGACTATCAGGTGCTCTCCATGAACCCAGGTGCATACGAAGGGCTTTCCGGTTGCACCTTCTGACTGGGCGATCTCGTTTTCGTGGTGAGGAAAGATAAGGTCCACGCCTCCAAGGTGCATATCCAGGGTCGGACCAAAACTTTTCATCGCCATTACCGAACATTCAATGTGCCAGCCAGGGCGGATTTTCCCCCAGGGGCTTTCGTAATAGATCCCTCTTTCGATTTCCTCAGGAGTTGAGGCTTTCAGGAGAGCAAAGTCCCTCGGGTTATCCTTGTCGTACTCATCTACATCTACGGATGCGCCAATCATGATATTATCAAAATCGAGCTTTGAAAGCTTGCCATAGCCAGGGAACCCTGAAATCCTGTAATAGACAGACCCTCCTTTTTCGTAAGCCAGCCCCTTTTCGATCAGGTTCCGTGCAAGTTCTATCATACCGTCAACGTTTTCAGTAGCTCTGGGATATGCTGAAGCCCGTTTTATATTCAGCATATCAAGACCTTTAAAGAATTCTGCAGTGTACTTATCCGTAAAGTCCTTAAGAGACATTCCTGCTGTTTTTGAATCCCTGATAGTTTTGTCGTCTATGTCCGTGATGTTCATCACAAGCTTTACCTTAAATCCCAGATACTCAAGAGTCCTGACTATATTGTCAGTCATCAGGAAAGTCCTGTAGTTTCCTATATGAGGCATATTGTAGACCGTGGGCCCGCAGGCATAAATCGAAATCTCGCCTTCTTTTATAGGTTTGAATATCTCTTTTTTTCTTGTCAGGGTATTGTAGACTTGCAGCATTCGGAAGACCTCTGGTTATTAAATTCCGGGTAAATTAGCCCTATCTGCTATTAGCCCTATCTGCTACTATTGCTTCCAATTGCTTTATTACTTTTGCAGCTCCTGCAAATACTCCTGATAAAAAAGCCTGAAGCTTTCGAGCAGAAAAGAGATTCAGGAAAAGCCTTCATCAAACACCGACACCCCAAACCTTTCCAGGATCTTTCCAAGCCGAAAGAGAGGAAGCCCCACTGCATTAAAGAAATCCCCTTCGGTCCTTTCTACCAGGACTGCTCCTTTTCCCTGAGCTGCAAAAGCTCCTGCTTTATCCAGAGGTTCTCCCGTCCTGATGTAAGCTGAAATCCGCTCTTTGCTTAATTCAACCAGCCAGACATTAGTTGATTCGGATTCGCTTACTTCCTTCCCGCTGTCAAGGTCCAGAACTGTAAGCCCGGTTACGACCCTGAACTTTTTTCCGCTAAGCTTTGCCAGCATTTTTTCAGCATTTTCAGGAGAGTCGGGCTTTCCCAGGATTTCCCCATTATAGAGCACCGAGGTATCGGCAGAGATCACAATCCCGGAATCAAAGTGCTTTGACACATCCCTGGCTTTCTCGATAGAGTGCTTCAGAAGCAGCTCTTCAGGGCTTAGACCCTGTAGAGGAGGTTCTTCATAAGAACTCGGGTAAACAACAAAATTATCTCCGATCAGCTGTTTAAGCAGTTCTTTTCGCCTTGGGGATGCGGACGCGAGAATTATCTTACGCATGGGGAAAAAATCTGGATGGATAGGATATATCTCTATGCATGAAAAGAAGAAAAATGGAAATTTTTCATTTATGAGCGGACACTTTCGAAGAACTTTCTTACGTTATACAGCTCTTCAGGTTTTCCCAGGAGGATGCAGGCA
The genomic region above belongs to Methanosarcina horonobensis HB-1 = JCM 15518 and contains:
- the cysS gene encoding cysteine--tRNA ligase; amino-acid sequence: MLQVYNTLTRKKEIFKPIKEGEISIYACGPTVYNMPHIGNYRTFLMTDNIVRTLEYLGFKVKLVMNITDIDDKTIRDSKTAGMSLKDFTDKYTAEFFKGLDMLNIKRASAYPRATENVDGMIELARNLIEKGLAYEKGGSVYYRISGFPGYGKLSKLDFDNIMIGASVDVDEYDKDNPRDFALLKASTPEEIERGIYYESPWGKIRPGWHIECSVMAMKSFGPTLDMHLGGVDLIFPHHENEIAQSEGATGKPFVCTWVHGEHLIVEGEKMSKSKGNIFTLPEIVEKYGGEVVRFMFLSVHYRKKLDYSAAFAENAKNNYLKLKETLDNLEFTLKNAEDESSPGDLKILKSLPELEDQFREALEDDFNTPKAITVFRELSRTANVYLETGRGRQVLEQIHFLYKRFSDVLGIFAQAGKEEISEEVSRLVEEREAARKKKDWTASDAIREKIKSLGYIVQDTKEGPQVKKAEES
- a CDS encoding Maf family nucleotide pyrophosphatase, with translation MRKIILASASPRRKELLKQLIGDNFVVYPSSYEEPPLQGLSPEELLLKHSIEKARDVSKHFDSGIVISADTSVLYNGEILGKPDSPENAEKMLAKLSGKKFRVVTGLTVLDLDSGKEVSESESTNVWLVELSKERISAYIRTGEPLDKAGAFAAQGKGAVLVERTEGDFFNAVGLPLFRLGKILERFGVSVFDEGFS